The genomic segment CGACGTCAGCGCATCGGTCAAGGCTTACTACGCGCTCAAGCTCGCCGGCGACGATATCGACGCCCCGCATATGGTTCACGCACGTCAGGCGATCCTGGCACGGGGCGGTGCGGCCGCCTCCAACGTGTTCACCTTGATCGCGCTCGCACAGTTCGGCCAGGTGCCCTGGCGGGCAGTGCCCTTCATTCCGGTGGAGGTCATGCTCATGCCCAAGGCCTCGCCGTTCCATCTGAGCAAGGTCTCGTACTGGTCGCGCACCGTGATGGTGCCGCTGTTCATTCTGTGCAGCCTGCGCACAATGGCGCGCAATCCGCAGGGCGTGAATGTGCGTGAGCTGTTCACGGTCGCCCCGGAGAACCAGCGCGACTTCATTCCGGCGAAGTCGATGGTCCAGCGTGCGTTCAAGGCCATGGATCAGGTCGGTCGATCCGTCGAGCCCCTGATTCCGGGGTTCGTCCGCCAGCACGCCATCCGTCGCGCCGAGCGCTGGATCGTGGAGCGGCTCAACGGCGACGACGGCATCGGCGCGATCTTCCCGGCCATGGTCAATGTCTATGAAGCGCTGGGTGAGCTGGGCTACGCCGCCGAGCATCCCTATCGTGCGGCCACGCGCCGCGCCATCGACGATCTGGTGTACGAACATGGCGACATGGCCAACGTACAACCCTGTGTTTCTCCGGTCTGGGATACCGGCCTGGCGACGCTGGCCCTGCAGGAGGCCGCGAATGCGGGCGACACCCCGCCGGTGCGCGCCGCTCTCGACTGGCTGGCGGCACGCCAGGTGCTTGACGCGCCCGGCGACTGGCGCGACGCGCATCCGAACCTGCCCGGCGGCGGTTGGCCATTCCAGTACGCCAACGACTACTACCCGGATCTCGACGACACCGCCGTCGTGGCGTGGGGGCTGTACAACGCCGGCGACGGGGCGACCTACGGGCGCGCGATCACGCGGGCGGCCAACTGGCTCTGCGGCATGCAGTCGGCCAACGGCGGAGTGGCCGCGTTCGATTCCGACAACAACCACGAATATCTCAACCAGATTCCGTTCGCCGACCATGGCGCGCTGCTCGACCCGCCGACCGCCGACGTCACGGCCCGCGTGCTGACCCTGCTCGGGCGTCTGGGTCGGCCCGAGGATGAAGACGTCATCCAGCGCGGCGTGGCCTATCTCAAGCGCGAGCAGGAGGCCGACGGCTCCTGGTTCGGCCGCTGGGGCACCAACTATATCTATGGCACCTGGTCGGTGCTGGTCGGGCTCGAGGCGATCGGCGAGGATATGAACCAGGGCTGGATTCAGCGTGCGGTGACGTATCTCAAGGGCATGCAGCGGCGTGATGGCGGCTGGGGCGAGGACAACGGCAGCTACTGGAATCCGCCGCGCGGGCGAGCCGACGCCACGACGAGTTTCCAGACGGCCTGGGCCATGCTTGGTTTGCTGGCGGCCGGCGAACGCCACACCGGCGCTCTGGCGCGCGGAGCGGCTTGGCTGATCGCCCATCAGGGCGACGACGGTGCCTGGCACGATCCGGACCACACGGCGCCCGGTTTTCCGCGCGTGTTCTACCTGAAGTATCACGGCTATACCCGCTATTTCCCGCTCTGGGCGCTGGCCCGATATCGCAACGCGCACGCAGGCGAGCCGGCACCGGGCATAGCGCTCGAAAGTCCGTGAGCGGGCCGGATTCAGGTCAACATCCGCACGGCCGATCGTCATGCCGGCCGGCATCGTAGCCGCGCTGCCCGGCGAGGCCCGGGCACTCGTCCGCCTGCGCGCACGCGGCACGGCCACGCTCGCCGACGGCAGTGTGGTCGCGCTGTCCGGCCTGGGTGCCGAGCGGGCGGCAACGACTGCACGCCAGCTGGTCGCAGACGGCGCGGATCGGCTGATCAGCTGGGGCAGTGCCGCCGCGCTGGCGCCGGCACTGACCCCGGGTGATCTGCTGCTGCCCCGTGCAATCGTGGCCGAAGGCGGGCGTCTCTATCCCTGTGACATGGCGATGATCCAGGCGCTGACGGCCCGGCTGGCGTTGACGCTGCGGATCCAGTGTGGCCCGCTGGCCGAGGCGAGCGGGGTGCTGGTCAACGTCGCCGCCAAGCAGGTGCTCTACGAGCGCAGCCGTGCGGTGGCCGCAGACATGGAAAGCGCGGCCATCGCGCGGGTCGCGGCCGAGGCCGGCATCGGCTTCATGGCCATCCGCGCGGTGGCCGACGATGCCCGAATGATCCTGCCCCCGGCCGCGCATGCCGCGGTCGACGACGATGGAGCGCTGCGGCCGCTGGCCATGCTGCGGGCGCTGGCCGGCCGTCCGCGATCCATGCATGCACAGCTGCGTGCGCTCAAGCAGCTGGCAGTCGCCTTCAAGGCGGCCCAGGACACTCTGGGCGTGGCGGCCGGCGCGCTCGTCGATACGTCGAAGGCGGCATGAGCCAGCGCGTGGCCCGATGGATCGCGGTGTGGGTGGCGTTCATGATGCGTCATGCCACGACCGTGGTGATTGCGGGCGTTCTCCTGACGGCGGCCTGTGGCTGGTATGCGGCGACGCATCTGTCGATGAATACCGACAACGCTGATCTGATCAGCCCGACGGTCGACTGGCGCCAGACTTATATCGCCTACCAGAAGGCATTTCCGGTCTATACCGACAACCTCGTCGTGGTTGTCGATGGCGCCACGCCGGAGCTGGCCGCGGCGGGTACCCGACGTCTGGCCAAGGCGATGCGTGCCGATCGCGATCATTTCGAATCGGTCTATGTGCCGGGCGGGGGCGACTTCTTCGCCCGCAACGGGCTGCTGTATCTGGATACGCCCGCGCTGGAGAGGCTGTCCGACCGGCTGGTGCGAATCCAGCCGTTTCTGGGCCGCTTGTCGGCCGATCCGACGCTGGTCACCTTTTTCGATCTGCTTGACCGTGCCATGGCGCCGGATACGGCGGTGGATTTCGACCTCGCGCCGATCTGGCGCGAACTGGACGCGGCCTTCGCCGCCAGCCAGGCCGAACAGTTTCATCGGCTGTCGTGGCAGCGCCTGATGGGCGGTACGCAGACGCCGGGGGTGTCCTCGCAGCGGTTCATCATCGCTGCGCCGGTCATGAACTACGAACAGCTGCTGCCGGCCGCCGGTGCGATGGCGCGCGTACGTGCGCTGGTCGCTCAGCTGGATCTGGACGCCGAGCACGGCATGCAGGTGCGCCAGACCGGCGAGGTTGCACTCTCCGACGAGGAGCTGGCCAGCGTATCGCGCGGGGCTGCGTGGGGAGCGGGTCTGGCATTGGCCGCGGTGGGGCTGATTCTGTACCTCGGTCTTCGCTCCTGGCGGCTGATGGCGGCGGCGCTGGCCAGTCTGATCGCCGGGCTGGTCGGCACCGCAGCGTTTGCCGCACTCGCTGTGGGCACGCTCAACCTGATCTCGATCGCCTTTGCAGTGCTTTATATCGGTTTGGGCATCGACTACGCCATCCATCTGTGTCTGCGCTATCGCGAGGCGCTCGCCGAAGACGGCCATCCGCTTGTCGCGCTGCCACGGGCGGCCAGCGATGTCGGGCTGTCGCTGCTGCTGTGTGCCATCACCACCGCCGCCGGGTTTTTCGCCTTCATTCCGACGCCGTATTCAGGGGTCGCCGAACTGGGCCTGATCTCAGGCACCGGCATGTTCATCAGTCTCGTGATCAGCCTGACGCTGCTGCCCGCCCTGGTGGCGATCATGGGCGGGCATCGCGGTGTGCGCCCCCTGGCCGGAGCGGCCATGGCCCGGCGAGTGCCCGTCATCGGCCCACGCGGCGCCCGGGTGATCTGGGTCGCCGCAGGGCTGACCGCGCTGGCCTGTGCCACGGCGTTGCCGTTTCTGCGTTTCGATAGCAACACGCTCAACCTCAAGGATCCGAGCAGCGAATCGGTCACGACCTATCGCGAGCTGCTGGCCGACAGCGATCAGTCGCCGCTGACGCTCGTGACCACGGCCGCCACGCCGTCGGCGGCCGACGATACCGCCCACCGTCTGGATGCGCTGCCCGAGGTTGCGCGAGCGCTGACCGTCAACGATTTCGTACCGGACGATCAGAAGGCCAAGCTCGCGATCATCGGCGATCTGGCCCTGACACTGGCGCTGGGCCCGCCGGACATGGGCCAGCCGGCCGAACCGGTCGCCCAGCAGCGCGCGATTGCCGATTTTGCCATTGCACTCGATCAATGGCTGGATCGTGCGCCCGATGACGAAGCCCGCGTGGCGGGCCGCCACCTGGCCGACACGCTCGCCGATTGGCAGGTCTGGTTGGGACAACGCCCGGCGGACCAACGGGCCCGTGTGCTCGCCGAGCTGCGGGCCAGCCTCCTGTCCGGGCTCGGTCCGCAGATCGAGACGCTGACCGCCTCGCTCGATGCGACAGGCTTTGATCGGGCCGGACTGCCGGCGGCGATACGCAGCCGCTGGATCGGCCAAGACGGCGCTTATCGTGTCGAAGCCTTCGCCAGCGGCGATCTGAATCAGCCGGCCGTGCTGCGTCAGTTCGTGGCCAGTGCTCAGGCCGTGGTGCCGTCGATTACCGGGGCACCGGTGCTGGAGGTCGCCGCCGGGCGGACAGTGGCCGACGCCTTCGCCGCAGCGTTCGTATATGCCGCGGTGTTCATTACCGTGCTGCTGGTCGTGTTGCTGCGCAGCCTGGCCGATACGCTGCGCGTACTTGCCCCGTTGGCGCTGACCGGGCTGATTCTGTGCGCGGTGTCTGTCTGGGCGGACATACCGCTGAATTTCGCCAACGTCATCGCCTTGCCGCTGCTGCTGGGCGTGGGCGTGGACAGCGGCATCCACGTAGTCCACCGCCTGCGCTCGCACCGACCTGCCGATGGCGCGTTTCTGGCCAGCAGCACGGCGCGTGCCGTCGTCCTGTCGTCGCTGACCACGCTGGCCGGCTTCGGCAGCCTGGCCTTTTCACACCACGCCGGCACCGCCAGTATGGGACAACTGCTGGGCGTCGGTATGGTTGCGATTCTGGTAACCACCCTTATTGTCGTGCCGTCACTCGTTGGTAATGCCAACGGTTCGTCGATCGATCGCCGCGATCGCTGACCGGACTGGCGTGCCACTGATCGATTGCACACAATGGAAGCACGACTGGGAGAGGGGCGTCGGCATGAATGAATCCTCGTACAACACCCCCGCAGATCGGCCTGCCGACCCGAGGCCGCTGGATGCGCGGCTGGCGCGTCGACTGGTGCGTCCGCTCGAGGCCACCCGTGCCACGCCCAATCATCTGACCACGCTGCGCCTGGTTTTGGGGCTGATCGCCGCGGCCTGTCTGGCGCACGGCAGCCTGGCCTGGGCGAACATCGGAGCGTTCGTGTTCGCCCTGTCGAACTTCGTCGACCATACCGACGGCGAACTGGCGCGCCTGTCCGGCCTGTCGAGCCGCTTCGGCCATTGGTACGATCTGATCAGCGACGTGGTCATTCATACCCTGTTGTTCGCGGCGCTGGGCTATGGCCTGCGTGATGGCTCACTGGGTCTCTGGGCGCCCTGGCTCGGCTTGCTGGCGGGCGCGGCGGTGGCCTTCATCTTCTGGCTGCATATGCACATGGAGTCGATACTCGGGAAAGCCGATGCGAGTCTGCCCTCGGCGCGCTATTTCGAGATCGAGGATGTGCTCTATCTGTTCCCGCTGGTCACGCTGTTCCAGATTCGCCTGCCCTTTTTGATCATGGCAGTGATCGGTGCGCCCATTTTTGCTCTGTGGCTGGGCGCCTACTTCATGCGCCTGCAGCGTCGATCGGCGGTCTGAGCGTGCGTGCGCTGATCACCGGAGCAACCGGTTTCGTGGGCAGTGCGGTTGCGCGCGCCGCGCTTCGCGATGGCATGACGGTGCGGGCGCTGGTACGTCCGAACAGCGATACCGCGGCGTTGACGGGCCTGGATATCGAACAGGCCGGCGGCACGCTGGCGGATCGCCCGGCGCTGGCCGCGGCCATGCGCGGCTGCGATACGGTCTTTCATGTCGCGGCCGACTATCGGCTGTGGGCACGCCGGCCGGACGATCTGTATGCCAACAACGTCGAGGGCACCCGGCATGTGCTCCAGGCTGCGCGCGAGGCGGGTGTGCCGCGCGTGGTCTATACCAGCAGCGTGGCCACCCTGGGATTGCCCGGTGACGGTACGCCCGGCGACGAGGACACGCCGGTGGGCCTGGCGGACATGGTCGGCCATTACAAGCGGTCCAAATTTCTGGCCGAGGAGGTCGCCCGCGAGTTCGCGGCCGACGACGCCGGCCCCGCGGTGGTGATCGTCAACCCCTCGGCGCCGATCGGCCCGCGCGACCACAAACCCACGCCTACCGGGCGCATGGTGCTGGATGCCGCGGCCGGCCGTATGCCGGCCTTCGTGGATACCGGGCTGAACGTCGCCCATGTCGATGACGTGGCGCGCGGCCATGTCCAGGCGTTGCATCACGGCCGGTCGGGTCGGCGCTACGTGCTGGGCGGCCACGACATGACGCTGGCCGAGATCC from the Salinisphaera sp. T31B1 genome contains:
- the shc gene encoding squalene--hopene cyclase; the encoded protein is MSYVPAESQLDPHAREFQDEILPRVSRTFALTIPELPASLRMAVGNAYLLCRIADTIEDDAELPVADKAHWHAEFTRVVESRQGGQAFGAALVDRLAARTPADERRLVAHTEQVIAVTDSLSPRQRAAIARCVRIMCDGMPVFERNASIDGLASLAHLDRYCYFVAGVVGEMLADLFCDCDPAIDTASDALQRLAVSFGQGLQMTNILKDIWDDHDRGVCWLPRDVFARHGFDLSTLGAMRERGGDERFAAGLSELIGLAHGHLRNALEFTLTIPGEQKGIRRFCLWAIGLALLTLRKIQANPQFTDSAQVKVSRRSVQATVLTTNLALSDDDRLRQLFHMTAADLPALTPRLAAVPGAEVDPPGAVPIARRAERPTGLDEAIDAAHQRLLTDQNPDGHWRYECEADCTIPAEYILMMHFVDDIEPGIQSRIANFLRHRQAAHGGWPLYHGGDLDVSASVKAYYALKLAGDDIDAPHMVHARQAILARGGAAASNVFTLIALAQFGQVPWRAVPFIPVEVMLMPKASPFHLSKVSYWSRTVMVPLFILCSLRTMARNPQGVNVRELFTVAPENQRDFIPAKSMVQRAFKAMDQVGRSVEPLIPGFVRQHAIRRAERWIVERLNGDDGIGAIFPAMVNVYEALGELGYAAEHPYRAATRRAIDDLVYEHGDMANVQPCVSPVWDTGLATLALQEAANAGDTPPVRAALDWLAARQVLDAPGDWRDAHPNLPGGGWPFQYANDYYPDLDDTAVVAWGLYNAGDGATYGRAITRAANWLCGMQSANGGVAAFDSDNNHEYLNQIPFADHGALLDPPTADVTARVLTLLGRLGRPEDEDVIQRGVAYLKREQEADGSWFGRWGTNYIYGTWSVLVGLEAIGEDMNQGWIQRAVTYLKGMQRRDGGWGEDNGSYWNPPRGRADATTSFQTAWAMLGLLAAGERHTGALARGAAWLIAHQGDDGAWHDPDHTAPGFPRVFYLKYHGYTRYFPLWALARYRNAHAGEPAPGIALESP
- a CDS encoding purine phosphorylase; translated protein: MPAGIVAALPGEARALVRLRARGTATLADGSVVALSGLGAERAATTARQLVADGADRLISWGSAAALAPALTPGDLLLPRAIVAEGGRLYPCDMAMIQALTARLALTLRIQCGPLAEASGVLVNVAAKQVLYERSRAVAADMESAAIARVAAEAGIGFMAIRAVADDARMILPPAAHAAVDDDGALRPLAMLRALAGRPRSMHAQLRALKQLAVAFKAAQDTLGVAAGALVDTSKAA
- a CDS encoding MMPL family transporter; this encodes MSQRVARWIAVWVAFMMRHATTVVIAGVLLTAACGWYAATHLSMNTDNADLISPTVDWRQTYIAYQKAFPVYTDNLVVVVDGATPELAAAGTRRLAKAMRADRDHFESVYVPGGGDFFARNGLLYLDTPALERLSDRLVRIQPFLGRLSADPTLVTFFDLLDRAMAPDTAVDFDLAPIWRELDAAFAASQAEQFHRLSWQRLMGGTQTPGVSSQRFIIAAPVMNYEQLLPAAGAMARVRALVAQLDLDAEHGMQVRQTGEVALSDEELASVSRGAAWGAGLALAAVGLILYLGLRSWRLMAAALASLIAGLVGTAAFAALAVGTLNLISIAFAVLYIGLGIDYAIHLCLRYREALAEDGHPLVALPRAASDVGLSLLLCAITTAAGFFAFIPTPYSGVAELGLISGTGMFISLVISLTLLPALVAIMGGHRGVRPLAGAAMARRVPVIGPRGARVIWVAAGLTALACATALPFLRFDSNTLNLKDPSSESVTTYRELLADSDQSPLTLVTTAATPSAADDTAHRLDALPEVARALTVNDFVPDDQKAKLAIIGDLALTLALGPPDMGQPAEPVAQQRAIADFAIALDQWLDRAPDDEARVAGRHLADTLADWQVWLGQRPADQRARVLAELRASLLSGLGPQIETLTASLDATGFDRAGLPAAIRSRWIGQDGAYRVEAFASGDLNQPAVLRQFVASAQAVVPSITGAPVLEVAAGRTVADAFAAAFVYAAVFITVLLVVLLRSLADTLRVLAPLALTGLILCAVSVWADIPLNFANVIALPLLLGVGVDSGIHVVHRLRSHRPADGAFLASSTARAVVLSSLTTLAGFGSLAFSHHAGTASMGQLLGVGMVAILVTTLIVVPSLVGNANGSSIDRRDR
- a CDS encoding CDP-alcohol phosphatidyltransferase family protein, which codes for MNESSYNTPADRPADPRPLDARLARRLVRPLEATRATPNHLTTLRLVLGLIAAACLAHGSLAWANIGAFVFALSNFVDHTDGELARLSGLSSRFGHWYDLISDVVIHTLLFAALGYGLRDGSLGLWAPWLGLLAGAAVAFIFWLHMHMESILGKADASLPSARYFEIEDVLYLFPLVTLFQIRLPFLIMAVIGAPIFALWLGAYFMRLQRRSAV
- the hpnA gene encoding hopanoid-associated sugar epimerase — translated: MRALITGATGFVGSAVARAALRDGMTVRALVRPNSDTAALTGLDIEQAGGTLADRPALAAAMRGCDTVFHVAADYRLWARRPDDLYANNVEGTRHVLQAAREAGVPRVVYTSSVATLGLPGDGTPGDEDTPVGLADMVGHYKRSKFLAEEVAREFAADDAGPAVVIVNPSAPIGPRDHKPTPTGRMVLDAAAGRMPAFVDTGLNVAHVDDVARGHVQALHHGRSGRRYVLGGHDMTLAEILTLVAELTDRPAPRVKLPHGLVLPVAHAAEAVARLTGRPPFVTVDGVKLARKRMFFSHARASRELGYEPRSARDALADAIAWYFAHRYLPGGRRP